The following proteins come from a genomic window of Astatotilapia calliptera chromosome 11, fAstCal1.2, whole genome shotgun sequence:
- the styk1b gene encoding tyrosine-protein kinase STYK1b has protein sequence MSSVSAADSQCKTGDAICEIRVYEQEVIVVPVFLLASFLITLVFILLLRFCPEKVDRIRPKSKVTTRRILHGIDAPSGINVLEHESIALDMPNSYSTFQSPHTYLNKAFSNSVETLPQHPSPPPQEIFKPTFTLPPQPRELPRQRLPESFNLVTPLSGTFSLRTDSSVSIYRARMENRNVVLRVLNDSANATERHNFLGFASFLAQLGPHPFLPELLGVVSLRAPLVTVVEELENRDLLSFLWRCREDNGDPPCEMTERRIFTMANQVASALAFLHSKDLLHGNIRARSVLISKMFTAKLWGLHGVYTRKNQGATQREDPSMKKWQAPEVLAKRPASEKSDVWSFGILLYEMTTLGEAPFAEIPANELLQFHQRGKNLKKPSNCSNTLYTIIKGCCQWKDQERPTLAEVRKKLASGEKAASDKVIKASGTVNIEQYLQEAGYGEANSYTVF, from the exons ATGTCTTCAGTATCAGCTGCAGACTCTCAGTGCAAAACTGGAGACGCTATCTGTG AGATCCGAGTGTACGAACAGGAGGTGATCGTCGTGCCCGTCTTCCTGTTGGCCAGCTTTCTGATAACTCTGGTCTTCATTTTACTGCTGCGCTTCTGTCCAGAGAAGGTCGATCGTATCCGTCCAAAGTCAAAGGTCACTACCAGGAGGATACTGCATGGCATTGATG CTCCATCAGGTATCAATGTTCTGGAGCATGAAAGCATTGCTTTGGACATGCCCAATTCCTACTCTACCTTCCAGTCCCCGCACACCTACCTCAATAAAGCATTTTCCAATTCTGTGGAGACACTCCCTCAACATCCCAGCCCACCGCCACAGGAGATTTTCAAGCCCACTTTCACTCTCCCGCCGCAGCCCAGAGAGCTGCCCCGCCAGAGGCTCCCCGAGTCCTTCAACCTGGTCACGCCTCTCTCTGGCACCTTCTCCCTGCGCACAGACTCCTCCGTGTCCATCTACAGGGCCCGTATGGAAAACAGGAATGTGGTACTGCGAGTGCTAAATG ACTCGGCTAATGCCACAGAAAGGCACAACTTCCTGGGCTTTGCTTCCTTCCTGGCCCAGCTCGGACCACATCCCTTCCTGCCTGAGCTCCTAGGTGTGGTGTCACTGCGAGCTCCCCTGGTTACAGTTGTGGAAGAACTGGAAAACAGAGACCTGCTCAGCTTCTTGTGGAGATGCAGAGAG GACAATGGGGATCCGCCATGTGAAATGACAGAGAGACGAATATTTACCATGGCAAACCAGGTGGCCAGTGCACTG GCGTTCCTTCACAGCAAAGATCTTCTCCATGGAAACATCCGTGCCCGTAGTGTACTGATCAGTAAGATGTTCACAGCCAAGCTTTGGGGCCTGCATGGAGTCTATACACGAAAGAACCAAGGAGCCACGCAGAGGGAGGATCCGAGCATGAAGAAATGGCAGGCACCAGAGGTGCTAGCCAAGAGGCCTGCCAGTGAGAAAAGCGACGT CTGGTCCTTTGGTATCTTATTGTATGAAATGACAACTTTGG GTGAAGCTCCGTTTGCAGAGATCCCGGCTAATGAGCTTCTGCAGTTTCATCAGCGAggaaaaaatcttaaaaaaccATCAAACTGTTCCAACACACT GTACACGATCATTAAAGGTTGCTGCCAGTGGAAGGATCAAGAAAGACCCACTCTGGCAGAAGTGCGCAAGAAGCTGGCTTCAGGAGAGAAGGCGGCCTCTGACAAGGTCATCAAGGCATCTGGGACAGTTAACATTGAGCAATACCTTCAAGAAGCTGGATACGGCGAAGCCAACAGCTACACTGTTTTCTGA
- the LOC113032574 gene encoding glutathione S-transferase kappa 1 codes for MTSRKVVELFYDVVSPYSWLGFEVMCRYRNVWNIDLKLRPAFLGGIMHGAGNKPPGLVPNKFAYMTKDLNRLAEYFSVPLQSPADPFEVMFQKGSLAAMRFVAAVQEKEKDGEKVVNVSRELWRRIWSEDKDITEPASLSEAAVKAGLSESEIKELLAMSTSTQVKEKLKSTTQAALDYGAFGFPMIVCHVDGKPEMFFGSDRFELMAHCIGEKWLGPQPSKSAAKL; via the exons ATGACCTCCAgaaaagttgtggagttgttctACGATGTAGTTTCTCCGTATTCATGGCTTGGTTTCGAG GTCATGTGCCGCTACAGAAACGTTTGGAACATCGACCTCAAACTGCGCCCTGCGTTTCTGGGTGGCATCATGCACGGAGCGG GCAACAAGCCTCCTGGTTTGGTTCCTAACAAGTTCGCGTACATGACAAAAGATCTCAACCGCTTGGCAGAATACTTCAGTGTCCCCTTGCAGTCGCCTGCTGACCCCTTTGAGGTCATGTTCCAGAAAG gCAGCTTGGCTGCAATGCGATTTGTGGCAGCagtgcaagaaaaagaaaaggatggaGAGAAGGTGGTGAATGTGTCCCGTGAGCTGTGGAGAAGAATCTGGAGTGAAGACAAAGACATCACTGAACCTGCGTCGCTGTCTGAG gcAGCAGTGAAAGCTGGATTGTCTGAAAGTGAGATAAAAGAACTGTTGGCCATGTCCACCTCAACGCAGGTCAAAGAGAAGCTTAAAAGCACAACACAGGCAGCTCTTGATTATGGG GCTTTTGGTTTCCCCATGATTGTGTGTCATGTTGATGGAAAGCCAGAGATGTTCTTTGGATCTGACAGATTTGAGCTCATGGCCCACTGCATCG GAGAGAAATGGCTGGGACCTCAACCCAGCAAATCAGCTGCCAAGCTGTAA
- the rap1gapl gene encoding rap1 GTPase-activating protein 2: MEREKRNDMSYSRKRSFTFGAYGSVDRFTCGDETGPEFVQDKSLDTLDSPTSERKPFRSSSSNQKESELFEIIEKLQGSRIDEQRCEFPLPLKSPLSTTGRELPLILPSKLGGYWIDPPLDRLVDVSPTSSHYAVDPESYDIMERDGEAKIYHEFFRSRYHHSFTAVDPTLGSLVLSVCLEEEENRLRVILRMKECSLHGVFSVSLFPTLPSAVELAKMLCDRVTASKFDVVCYLKAPELITTFDEHRVSPNFKFGVLCQKDRQLTEEDILGNNEESEEFKEFLSILGETVQLQGFTGFRGGLDVCHGQTGSEAVYTSFHGREIMFHVATKLPYTEGDPQQLQRKRHIGNDIVALVCQEGQTPFLSDVIKSHFLHCFIVVRRIQRQEETGGAGYQVSVTAREDVPPFGPVLPDPPVFTDHSKFREFLLAKLINAEISCYKAEQFSRLELRTRSSLLENLQAELFTRSQCMMGDQSLIAVPTSEGLRGPSEGSGGFIENFKRAIRVRSHSFENLGVPRKNASSTSQKAKTEKDGDSDKSSGPLPAPTDSLGAAELKDQTSPQEEI, translated from the exons atggagagagaaaagaggaatgATATGTCCTACTCTAGAAAGAGAAGTTTCACTTTTGGGGCATATGGCAG TGTGGATAGATTCACATGTGGGGATGAGACGGG ACCTGAATTCGTGCAGGACAAAAGTCTGGACACCCTGGATTCTCCTACCAGTGAGCGCAAGCCTTTCCGTTCTTCCAGCAGCAACCAGAAG gaaTCAGAGCTGTTTGAAATCATTGAGAAGCTGCAG GGCAGCAGGATCGATGAGCAACGATGTGAATTCCCCCTTCCTCTCAAG TCTCCACTTTCTACAACTGGGAGAGAGCTGCCGCTTATCCTTCCTTCGAAACTGGGAGGCTATTGGATAGACCCCCCTCTGGACAGACTGGTAGATGTGAGTCCCACCTCTTCCCATTATGCCGTTGACCCAGAGAGCTATGACATCATGGAGAGAGACGGTGAGGCCAAAATCTATCACGAGTTCTTCCGCTCACGA TACCATCACTCTTTCACAGCAGTGGATCCAACTTTGGGCTCGCtggttctctctgtgtgtttggaggaagaggagaataGGCTCAGGGTGATTCTAAG GATGAAGGAGTGTTCTCTGCATGGAGTCTTCTCTGTGTCTCTTTTCCCCACCCTGCCATCTGCAGTTGAATTAGCAAAG ATGCTTTGTGACCGAGTGACTGCCTCAAAGTTTGACGTGGTCTGCTACCTGAAG GCTCCAGAACTTATAACCACATTTGATGAACACAGAGTTTCTCCTAATTTcaagtttggtgttttgtgccAAAAGGACAGGCAG CTCACTGAGGAAGACATACTGGGTAACAATGAGGAAAGTGAGGAGTTTAAAGAGTTCCTGTCTATTCTGGGAGAGACGGTTCAGCTGCAAGGATTCACGGG CTTTAGAGGAGGACTGGATGTGTGTCATGgtcagacaggaagtgaagCAGTCTACACTTCCTTTCATGGGAGAGAAATCATGTTTCATGTCGCAACTAAACTGCCTTACACAGAGGGTGACCCACAGCAG CTACAAAGAAAAAGGCACATCGGTAATGACATCGTAGCTTTAGTCTGCCAGGAGGGCCAAACCCCCTTTCTGTCTGATGTTATCAAGTCTCACTTCCTTCACTGTTTTATTGTCGTCCGGAGGATTCAGAGGCAAGAGGAAACAGGTGGAGCAGGATATCAA GTGTCTGTCACGGCAAGAGAAGATGTTCCTCCCTTTGGTCCAGTGCTTCCAGATCCCCCTGTCTTTACAGAT CATTCAAAGTTCAGAGAGTTTCTGCTGGCTAAACTCATTAACGCTGAGATATCCTGCTATAAGGCTGAGCAGTTCAGCAGACTGGAG CTCCGCACTCGTTCATCACTCCTGGAGAACTTGCAGGCTGAACTCTTCACCCGTTCCCAGTGCATGATGGGGGATCAATCACTGATTGCTGTCCCCACTTCAGAGGGCCTGCGGGGGCCATCTGAAGGAAGTGGGGGATTTATTGAAAACTTTAAG AGAGCCATCAGAGTGCGGAGCCATTCTTTTGAGAATCTGGGGGTCCCCAGGAAGAATGCTAGCAGCACATCGCAGAAGGctaag acagagaaagatgGAGATAG tgACAAATCTTCAGGACCTCTGCCTGCTCCCACTGACAGTTTGGGGGCAGCTGAACTCAAAGATCAAACAAGTCCTCAAGAGGAGatataa